One genomic region from Curtobacterium sp. 9128 encodes:
- a CDS encoding ABC-F family ATP-binding cassette domain-containing protein, with protein sequence MAHLLGAENLHLEFPTRTVFDSVTIGIDEGDRIGVVGRNGDGKSTLLSLLAKRLEPDTGRVTHRGGVTVGVLDQRDALPEGQTVGAVVVGDREEHEWAGDPKIRDVIGGLVSDIPWDVPVDDLSGGQRRRVALARLLVGDWDVLFLDEPTNHLDVEGIQWLAEHINRRWSPSQGGLVVVTHDRWFLDAVSTDTWEVHDGIVEPFEGGYAAYILQRVERDRQAAASEQRRQNLARKELAWLRRGAPARTSKPKFRIDAANALIDDVPPIRDTVALSQMATARLGKDVVDLIDAGVTFPGAPEPTIRSIEWRIAPGERTGILGPNGAGKSTLLGLVSGRIQPTSGRVKTGKTVQVAVLDQQLADLQQYADDRVREVVARKKTSYVADGKEMTPSQLLERLGFTSEQLSTPVRDLSGGQKRRLQLMLILLDEPNVLILDEPTNDLDTDMLAAMEDLLDTWPGTLLVVSHDRYLLERVTDQQYAVLGGHLRHLPGGVDEYMRLRASGTGGSTASAAAAATAGRPDTAGAGSSPAPVAGSSASGASGLSGADRRAAEKEMSALDRRIARVGADRQTVLDLFAAHDQSDYAGLGELQTKLATLEAEIEQLEERWLEVAEQLGV encoded by the coding sequence GTGGCACATCTCCTCGGCGCCGAGAACCTGCATCTCGAGTTCCCCACCCGCACCGTCTTCGACAGCGTCACCATCGGCATCGACGAGGGTGACCGCATCGGCGTCGTCGGCCGGAACGGCGACGGCAAGTCGACGCTCCTCAGCCTGCTCGCGAAGCGCCTCGAACCCGACACCGGCCGTGTGACGCACCGCGGCGGCGTGACGGTCGGCGTGCTCGACCAGCGCGACGCCCTGCCGGAGGGCCAGACCGTCGGCGCCGTCGTCGTCGGCGACCGCGAGGAGCACGAGTGGGCCGGCGACCCGAAGATCCGCGACGTCATCGGCGGACTCGTCTCCGACATCCCGTGGGACGTCCCCGTCGACGACCTCAGCGGTGGACAGCGGCGCCGTGTCGCCCTCGCGCGCCTGCTCGTCGGCGACTGGGACGTGCTGTTCCTCGACGAGCCCACGAACCACCTCGACGTCGAGGGCATCCAGTGGCTCGCCGAGCACATCAACCGGCGCTGGTCGCCGAGCCAGGGCGGACTCGTCGTCGTGACGCACGACCGGTGGTTCCTCGACGCCGTGTCGACCGACACGTGGGAGGTCCACGACGGCATCGTCGAACCCTTCGAGGGCGGCTACGCGGCCTACATCCTGCAGCGCGTCGAGCGTGACCGGCAGGCCGCCGCGAGCGAGCAGCGCCGCCAGAACCTGGCGCGCAAGGAGCTCGCGTGGCTCCGCCGCGGTGCCCCCGCCCGAACGAGCAAGCCGAAGTTCCGCATCGACGCGGCGAACGCCCTCATCGACGACGTCCCGCCGATCCGCGACACCGTCGCCCTGTCGCAGATGGCCACCGCGCGCCTCGGCAAGGACGTCGTCGACCTGATCGACGCCGGCGTGACCTTCCCCGGCGCGCCGGAGCCCACGATCCGGAGCATCGAGTGGCGCATCGCACCGGGGGAGCGGACCGGCATCCTCGGACCGAACGGCGCCGGCAAGTCGACGCTCCTCGGCCTGGTCTCGGGGCGCATCCAGCCCACCAGCGGGCGGGTGAAGACGGGCAAGACCGTGCAGGTCGCGGTCCTCGACCAGCAGCTCGCGGACCTGCAGCAGTACGCGGACGACCGTGTCCGCGAGGTCGTCGCCCGCAAGAAGACCAGCTACGTCGCCGACGGCAAGGAGATGACGCCGTCACAGCTCCTGGAGCGCCTGGGCTTCACGTCCGAGCAGCTCTCCACACCCGTCCGCGACCTCAGCGGCGGGCAGAAGCGTCGCCTGCAGCTCATGCTCATCCTGCTCGACGAGCCGAACGTGCTCATCCTCGACGAGCCGACGAACGACCTCGACACCGACATGCTCGCCGCGATGGAGGACCTCCTCGACACCTGGCCCGGCACGCTGTTGGTCGTGAGTCACGACCGGTACCTCCTCGAGCGGGTCACCGACCAGCAGTACGCCGTGCTCGGCGGGCACCTCCGGCACCTGCCGGGCGGCGTCGACGAGTACATGCGGCTCCGGGCGTCCGGCACCGGCGGGTCCACGGCTTCAGCGGCTGCCGCCGCGACGGCCGGGAGGCCCGACACGGCCGGGGCGGGCTCGTCGCCTGCTCCTGTGGCCGGGTCCAGTGCGTCGGGTGCGTCCGGCTTGTCCGGTGCTGATCGTCGCGCCGCGGAGAAGGAGATGTCGGCCCTCGACCGCCGCATCGCCCGCGTGGGTGCCGACCGCCAGACGGTGCTCGACCTGTTCGCCGCGCACGACCAGTCCGACTACGCCGGGCTAGGGGAGCTGCAGACGAAGCTCGCGACGCTCGAGGCCGAGATCGAGCAGCTCGAGGAGCGCTGGCTCGAGGTCGCCGAGCAGCTCGGGGTGTAG
- a CDS encoding ATP-binding cassette domain-containing protein, whose protein sequence is MPETANPTTQVVEVPVTETSETVAGAPHLIALRDVGKHYGNVIALSDITMDVDAGRVTCVLGDNGAGKSTLIKIIAGLHQHDAGTFSIMGEDRKLSSPRDALDAGIAAVYQDLAVVPLMPIWRNFFLGSELRNKLGILDVPAMKRITKQELLDMGIDLRDVDQPIGTLSGGEKQCVAIARAVYFGAKALILDEPTAALGVKQSGVVLKYILRARDRGLGVIFITHNPHHAYPVGDRFLLLRRGKSIGYFEKSGITLAELTGMMAGGAELEELAHELEQVGGQTERIEEIRAAEVVPGA, encoded by the coding sequence ATGCCCGAAACCGCGAACCCCACCACGCAGGTCGTCGAGGTCCCGGTCACGGAGACCTCCGAGACCGTCGCCGGCGCCCCGCACCTGATCGCCCTCCGCGACGTCGGCAAGCACTACGGCAACGTGATCGCCCTCTCCGACATCACGATGGACGTCGACGCCGGCCGCGTCACGTGCGTCCTCGGCGACAACGGCGCCGGCAAGTCGACCCTGATCAAGATCATCGCCGGGCTCCACCAGCACGACGCCGGCACGTTCTCGATCATGGGCGAGGACCGCAAGCTCTCCTCGCCCCGCGACGCCCTCGACGCCGGGATCGCCGCGGTCTACCAGGACCTGGCAGTCGTCCCGCTGATGCCGATCTGGCGCAACTTCTTCCTCGGTTCCGAACTCCGGAACAAGCTCGGGATTCTCGACGTCCCGGCGATGAAGCGGATCACCAAGCAGGAACTGCTCGACATGGGCATCGACCTGCGCGACGTCGACCAGCCGATCGGCACCCTCTCCGGTGGTGAAAAGCAGTGCGTGGCGATCGCCCGCGCCGTGTACTTCGGGGCGAAGGCGCTCATCCTCGACGAGCCGACCGCCGCCCTCGGCGTGAAGCAGTCCGGCGTCGTGCTGAAGTACATCCTCCGGGCACGTGACCGCGGGCTCGGCGTGATCTTCATCACGCACAACCCGCACCACGCCTACCCCGTCGGCGACCGCTTCCTGCTGCTCCGCCGTGGCAAGAGCATCGGCTACTTCGAGAAGAGCGGGATCACCCTCGCCGAACTGACCGGCATGATGGCCGGCGGCGCCGAACTCGAGGAACTCGCCCACGAGCTCGAGCAGGTCGGTGGGCAGACCGAGCGCATCGAGGAGATCCGGGCGGCCGAGGTCGTTCCCGGAGCCTGA
- the moaC gene encoding cyclic pyranopterin monophosphate synthase MoaC, whose translation MTDLSDSSDLSHVRADGSAHMVDVSAKDVTDRSATATATLVTRPDVVTRILDGSLPKGEVIGTARIAAIMAVKKTSDLIPLCHPLPIGGVQVDITGADDRVVVEVSVRTTSRTGVEMEALTGASVGVLTVYDMVKAVDRAATITDVRVLEKHGGRSGDWSAR comes from the coding sequence ATGACCGACCTGTCCGACTCGTCCGACCTCTCCCACGTCCGGGCAGACGGCAGCGCGCACATGGTCGACGTCTCCGCGAAGGACGTCACCGACCGCTCGGCCACCGCGACCGCGACCCTCGTCACCCGGCCAGACGTCGTGACCAGGATCCTCGACGGGTCGCTGCCCAAGGGCGAGGTCATCGGCACCGCCCGGATCGCGGCGATCATGGCTGTGAAGAAGACCTCCGACCTGATCCCGCTCTGCCACCCGCTGCCCATCGGCGGCGTCCAGGTCGACATCACCGGGGCGGACGACCGCGTGGTCGTCGAGGTGTCGGTGCGCACCACCTCGCGGACGGGCGTCGAGATGGAAGCCCTGACCGGGGCGAGCGTCGGCGTGCTGACCGTGTACGACATGGTGAAGGCCGTCGACCGAGCGGCCACCATCACGGACGTCCGGGTGCTCGAGAAGCACGGCGGACGATCAGGGGACTGGAGCGCACGATGA
- a CDS encoding MarR family transcriptional regulator yields MPHEDEVDRIVAAWGRQRDDLDFAPLQVLSRVDRLARHLDRARRAAFDASDMEPWEFDVLSALRRAGAPYELSPKTLLQQTLVSSGTMTNRVDRLTARGLVARRTDPKDGRGILVSLTDAGRSAVDSAIADLLGAERAILAGVSDDEQDQLAGLLRRLILGLGD; encoded by the coding sequence ATGCCGCATGAGGACGAGGTCGACCGAATCGTCGCGGCGTGGGGGCGGCAGCGCGACGACCTCGACTTCGCACCGTTGCAGGTGCTGTCGCGGGTGGACCGGCTCGCCAGGCACCTGGATCGTGCACGTCGGGCGGCGTTCGACGCGAGCGACATGGAGCCGTGGGAGTTCGACGTGCTGTCGGCACTGCGGCGTGCGGGTGCACCCTACGAGCTGAGCCCGAAGACGCTCCTGCAGCAGACCCTGGTGTCGAGCGGCACGATGACGAACCGGGTGGACCGACTGACGGCACGTGGGCTCGTGGCACGGCGGACCGACCCGAAGGACGGCCGCGGCATCCTGGTGTCGCTGACCGACGCCGGTCGGAGCGCGGTGGACTCGGCGATCGCGGATCTGCTCGGTGCGGAGCGGGCCATCCTCGCCGGGGTGTCCGACGATGAGCAAGACCAGCTCGCGGGGCTCCTCCGACGCCTCATCCTCGGGCTCGGCGACTAG
- a CDS encoding sugar porter family MFS transporter, which yields MPTNTDRTRRPRTRTPEDRSAYTVGMETTAIPVLPPDAAARKRFVRVVAAVAAVGGALFGYDTGVISGALLYVSSDFTLSVFEEGMVTSVLLIGAAVGALAGGRVADRVGRRLALVLAGVVFTVATVGCAFAPDYAVLLVSRVVLGLAVGVSSIIVPLYIAEMAPADIRGRLVSLNSLMIVTGQLLAYLVNAWLAQYGAWRWMLGLAAIPAVVLVVGMLLLPDTPTWYRMRGRADDALQVLRRTYPEREAHRQLRTIRETQESQSAERQGWSGFREPWVRRSVLIAVGVAVLQQATGVNTVIYFAPTLLVDTGLPSSTAVVATIAIGVISVVATIVGLRLVDRVPRKKLLIGGSLGGVVSLVALGCTFPLTERGPGFSYLTLGVMVLFLAFQQSAVATTTWLIISELVPSAVRGIGMGVAGVFLWLANWAVSLAFLPVVHAIGGAWTFVAFAAIGVLGVVFVWRAVPETGGKSLTDIEHEMQDATD from the coding sequence TTGCCCACGAACACCGATCGGACGCGCCGTCCGCGCACCCGCACCCCAGAGGACCGCAGCGCGTACACGGTCGGGATGGAGACGACCGCCATCCCCGTGCTCCCGCCCGACGCCGCGGCACGGAAGCGGTTCGTCCGCGTCGTCGCCGCGGTCGCCGCGGTCGGCGGTGCGCTCTTCGGGTACGACACCGGCGTGATCTCCGGCGCCCTGCTCTACGTGTCGTCGGACTTCACGCTCAGCGTGTTCGAGGAGGGCATGGTCACGAGTGTCCTCCTCATCGGCGCCGCGGTGGGCGCGCTCGCCGGTGGTCGGGTGGCGGACCGGGTCGGCCGCCGACTCGCGCTCGTGCTGGCGGGCGTCGTGTTCACCGTCGCGACCGTCGGGTGCGCCTTCGCGCCCGACTACGCCGTCCTGCTCGTCAGTCGCGTCGTGCTGGGGCTCGCCGTCGGGGTGTCGTCGATCATCGTCCCGCTGTACATCGCGGAGATGGCACCCGCCGACATCCGCGGACGCCTGGTCTCGCTCAACTCGCTGATGATCGTCACGGGGCAGCTCCTCGCGTACCTCGTGAACGCCTGGCTCGCGCAGTACGGCGCATGGCGCTGGATGCTCGGTCTCGCTGCGATCCCGGCGGTGGTCCTGGTGGTCGGCATGCTCCTGCTGCCGGACACCCCCACGTGGTACCGGATGCGGGGTCGCGCGGACGACGCACTGCAGGTGCTGCGCCGCACGTACCCGGAGCGTGAGGCGCACCGGCAGCTGCGCACGATCCGCGAGACCCAGGAGTCGCAGTCCGCGGAACGCCAGGGATGGAGCGGCTTCCGGGAGCCGTGGGTGCGTCGCTCGGTGCTCATCGCCGTCGGCGTCGCCGTGCTGCAGCAGGCGACGGGCGTCAACACCGTCATCTACTTCGCGCCGACGCTCCTCGTCGACACTGGGCTGCCGTCGTCTACCGCGGTCGTCGCGACGATCGCGATCGGCGTCATCAGCGTGGTGGCCACGATCGTCGGCCTGCGGCTCGTCGACCGGGTCCCGCGCAAGAAGTTGCTCATCGGCGGCTCGCTCGGTGGCGTCGTGTCGCTCGTCGCGCTCGGCTGCACCTTCCCGCTCACCGAACGCGGCCCCGGTTTCAGCTACCTGACGCTCGGCGTGATGGTGCTGTTCCTGGCATTCCAGCAATCCGCCGTCGCCACGACGACCTGGCTGATCATCTCCGAGCTCGTTCCCTCGGCGGTCCGGGGGATCGGGATGGGCGTCGCCGGGGTGTTCCTGTGGCTGGCGAACTGGGCCGTGTCGCTCGCGTTCCTGCCGGTCGTGCACGCCATCGGCGGCGCGTGGACGTTCGTCGCGTTCGCGGCGATCGGCGTCCTCGGTGTCGTGTTCGTGTGGCGCGCCGTGCCGGAGACCGGCGGCAAGTCGCTGACCGACATCGAACACGAGATGCAGGACGCGACCGACTGA
- a CDS encoding GNAT family protein codes for MTWNGADAQRYGGTLLEGDRVRLRALEDDDLPDLVRWWQDPEWAVLQQVIVRPRPAEPLAEQFRSWSGNGSGGSVGFSVVDRSSGILVGHVTLFGATLPVRAATLAVMIGSEHVDQGYGTEVVRLITAHGFREMGLNRIEIRVHAFNERARAVYARSGYQQEGVRRDATFHDGRFHDEIVMSALAREWHEPPVRPV; via the coding sequence ATGACGTGGAACGGGGCCGACGCGCAACGGTACGGAGGGACGCTGCTCGAGGGGGACCGTGTCCGGCTCCGCGCGCTCGAGGACGACGACCTGCCCGACCTGGTGCGCTGGTGGCAGGACCCGGAGTGGGCCGTGCTGCAGCAGGTCATCGTGCGACCCCGGCCGGCCGAACCGCTCGCCGAGCAGTTCCGCAGCTGGAGCGGCAACGGCAGCGGCGGATCCGTCGGCTTCAGCGTCGTCGACCGCTCGTCCGGGATCCTCGTCGGCCACGTGACGCTCTTCGGCGCGACACTCCCCGTCCGTGCCGCCACCCTCGCCGTGATGATCGGGAGCGAGCACGTCGACCAGGGCTACGGGACGGAGGTGGTCCGGCTGATCACGGCCCACGGGTTCCGCGAGATGGGCCTCAACCGCATCGAGATCCGCGTCCACGCGTTCAACGAACGCGCGCGAGCCGTGTACGCACGGTCCGGGTACCAGCAGGAGGGCGTGCGACGCGACGCCACCTTCCACGACGGTCGTTTCCACGACGAGATCGTCATGTCCGCGCTCGCCCGCGAGTGGCATGAGCCGCCGGTGCGTCCGGTCTAG
- the glp gene encoding gephyrin-like molybdotransferase Glp, with amino-acid sequence MRTIGQHRDDVEALIAPVLSLGQEARLVDDLAADTGAGHGYRVLGRAVVAPGPLPAFDNSQMDGFAVRSGDAGTTLRVVSPIAAGVVPVPLLAGEAAPIMTGARIPDGADAVFPVEATPPGSFPAALALTEVEVPADLTAGTFVRTVGSDLAAGAVVVDAGAPLTPAVLGALAAAGVDQVELVRHPRVLVVSTGSELGGDGGAAINDANGIALRAALAEVGAESRVVRVPDDEARFLAALDDAVGDWADLVLTTGGISAGAYEVVRQALEPRGLAVTPVAMQPGGPQAFGTVTIAGRPVPVVSFPGNPVSALVSFEVFLRPVLARAARMPDTRPTQVLPAASSAVSPDGKHQVRRGTVVDGAVHFVGGPSSHLLAHYADATHLVHVPVGTAAVEPGDPLTVWSIR; translated from the coding sequence GTGCGAACGATCGGTCAGCACCGCGACGACGTGGAAGCGTTGATCGCGCCGGTCCTGTCGCTCGGACAGGAGGCACGACTCGTCGACGACCTCGCCGCCGACACCGGCGCGGGGCACGGGTACCGCGTGCTCGGTCGTGCCGTCGTCGCACCTGGTCCGCTGCCGGCGTTCGACAACAGCCAGATGGACGGGTTCGCGGTGCGGTCCGGAGATGCCGGGACGACGCTGCGCGTCGTGTCGCCGATCGCCGCCGGGGTCGTCCCGGTGCCGTTGCTCGCCGGGGAAGCCGCCCCGATCATGACCGGGGCGCGGATCCCGGACGGTGCCGACGCGGTGTTCCCGGTCGAAGCAACGCCGCCCGGGTCCTTCCCCGCGGCACTGGCGCTCACCGAGGTCGAGGTCCCCGCCGACCTCACCGCCGGCACCTTCGTCCGGACCGTCGGCTCCGACCTCGCCGCGGGTGCGGTCGTCGTCGACGCCGGAGCGCCGCTCACGCCCGCGGTGCTCGGGGCGCTCGCCGCTGCCGGTGTCGACCAGGTCGAACTCGTCAGACACCCCAGGGTGCTCGTCGTGTCCACGGGATCCGAACTCGGTGGTGACGGCGGGGCCGCGATCAACGACGCGAACGGCATCGCGCTGCGGGCCGCGCTCGCCGAAGTCGGGGCCGAGTCACGCGTGGTGCGCGTCCCCGACGACGAAGCCCGGTTCCTCGCCGCGCTCGACGACGCCGTGGGGGACTGGGCCGACCTCGTCCTGACGACGGGCGGGATCAGCGCCGGTGCGTACGAGGTCGTCAGGCAGGCACTCGAGCCCCGGGGCCTCGCCGTGACCCCGGTCGCGATGCAGCCCGGTGGTCCGCAGGCCTTCGGCACGGTCACGATCGCCGGGCGTCCGGTTCCGGTCGTCTCCTTCCCGGGGAACCCGGTGTCGGCGCTCGTCTCGTTCGAGGTCTTCCTGCGCCCCGTCCTCGCCCGTGCCGCACGGATGCCCGACACCCGCCCGACACAGGTGCTCCCCGCGGCGTCGTCAGCGGTCTCGCCGGACGGCAAGCACCAGGTCCGCCGCGGCACCGTGGTCGACGGGGCCGTGCACTTCGTCGGCGGCCCGAGCTCGCACCTCCTCGCCCACTACGCCGACGCCACCCACCTGGTCCACGTGCCCGTCGGCACGGCAGCCGTCGAACCCGGCGACCCCCTCACCGTCTGGAGCATCCGATGA
- a CDS encoding ABC transporter permease: protein MTAAGLVPAGDERLAARSPVRKLLGRPEVGAVVGAIAMFVFFAIIAPVFVQPDSISTVLYGSSTIGIMAVGVSLLMIGGEFDLSAGVAVISSSLTASLFAWYFSTNVWVGVLLGLVFSLGVGFVNGWILVRTKLPSFIVTLATFLMLTGLNLAITRLVSGSVSTLDISQLDGFGVAEQMFAADVPVFGITVKITVFIWIALVLIASWVLLRTRVGNWIFAVGGDEDAARAVGVPVTKTKIGLFMGVGFCAWIGGMHNLFAFNVVQSGEGVGNEFLYIIAAVIGGCLLTGGYGSAVGGAIGALIFGMANKGIVYAQWNPDWFKFFLGLMLLLATIINLIVKKRAEQK, encoded by the coding sequence ATGACGGCCGCCGGCCTCGTCCCCGCCGGGGACGAGCGCCTCGCCGCCCGGAGCCCCGTCCGGAAGCTCCTCGGCCGCCCCGAGGTCGGAGCGGTCGTCGGCGCGATCGCGATGTTCGTCTTCTTCGCGATCATCGCCCCGGTCTTCGTGCAGCCCGACTCGATCTCGACCGTGCTCTACGGCTCGTCGACCATCGGGATCATGGCGGTCGGTGTCTCCCTGCTGATGATCGGCGGCGAGTTCGATCTCTCCGCCGGCGTCGCAGTGATCTCCTCGTCCCTCACCGCGAGCCTGTTCGCCTGGTACTTCTCCACGAATGTGTGGGTGGGCGTCCTGCTCGGACTGGTGTTCTCGCTCGGGGTCGGCTTCGTCAACGGGTGGATCCTCGTCCGCACGAAGCTGCCGTCCTTCATCGTCACCCTCGCGACCTTCCTGATGCTCACGGGCCTGAACCTCGCGATCACCCGCCTGGTGTCCGGATCGGTGTCGACGCTCGACATCTCCCAGCTCGACGGCTTCGGTGTCGCCGAACAGATGTTCGCGGCGGACGTCCCGGTCTTCGGCATCACGGTGAAGATCACCGTGTTCATCTGGATCGCGCTCGTGCTCATCGCCTCGTGGGTGCTCCTCCGGACCCGGGTCGGCAACTGGATCTTCGCGGTCGGCGGCGACGAGGACGCGGCGCGTGCCGTCGGCGTCCCGGTCACCAAGACGAAGATCGGCCTGTTCATGGGCGTCGGCTTCTGCGCCTGGATCGGCGGCATGCACAACCTGTTCGCGTTCAACGTCGTGCAGTCCGGTGAGGGCGTCGGAAACGAGTTCCTCTACATCATCGCCGCGGTCATCGGCGGCTGCCTGCTCACCGGCGGGTACGGCTCGGCGGTCGGCGGTGCGATCGGTGCCCTGATCTTCGGGATGGCGAACAAGGGCATCGTCTACGCGCAGTGGAACCCGGACTGGTTCAAGTTCTTCCTCGGCCTGATGCTGCTGCTCGCCACGATCATCAACCTCATCGTCAAGAAACGAGCGGAGCAGAAGTGA
- a CDS encoding molybdenum cofactor biosynthesis protein MoaE has protein sequence MTGGTDRVVLADVVGRPISVDEVSAVVATDQDGAVVTFAGVVRDHDDGKGVTALHYERHPSAGDVIAEVAATIAAEHPEVRIAVLHRVGSLGVGDVALAAAVSSAHRGHAFAACGALIDLVKERVPIWKHQRFTDGSDEWVASL, from the coding sequence GTGACCGGCGGCACGGATCGTGTGGTGCTCGCGGACGTCGTCGGACGGCCGATCTCCGTCGACGAGGTGTCTGCCGTCGTCGCCACCGACCAGGACGGCGCCGTGGTGACCTTCGCGGGCGTCGTGCGCGACCACGACGACGGCAAGGGCGTCACCGCGCTGCACTACGAACGGCACCCGAGCGCCGGTGACGTCATCGCCGAGGTCGCGGCCACGATCGCCGCCGAGCACCCCGAGGTCCGGATCGCCGTCCTGCACCGCGTCGGGTCCCTCGGCGTCGGGGACGTCGCGCTCGCCGCGGCCGTGTCCTCCGCGCATCGCGGGCATGCGTTCGCCGCGTGCGGGGCGCTCATCGACCTCGTCAAGGAACGGGTGCCGATCTGGAAGCACCAGCGCTTCACGGACGGCTCCGACGAGTGGGTGGCGTCCCTCTGA
- a CDS encoding molybdopterin-binding protein, whose amino-acid sequence MTAAPNRAGPTRGRAVVVVVSTQAAADPALDRTGPVIAGWLREREFTVPEPVIVADGGPVAETVTSELLADARVVITTGGTGVTPTDRTPEAVAPLLDLELPGVIEEIRRRGLAGAGPTALLSRGVAGIASGGAFVVTLPGSRGGVADGLAVLDGLLDHVLAQVHGEGHAPRSTS is encoded by the coding sequence ATGACCGCAGCGCCGAATCGAGCGGGACCGACGAGGGGCCGCGCGGTCGTGGTCGTCGTGTCGACACAGGCCGCCGCCGATCCCGCCCTCGACCGCACCGGGCCCGTCATCGCCGGGTGGCTCCGCGAGCGCGAGTTCACCGTCCCGGAGCCGGTCATCGTCGCGGACGGCGGCCCCGTCGCCGAGACCGTGACCAGTGAGCTCCTCGCCGATGCGCGCGTCGTCATCACCACCGGCGGCACCGGGGTCACCCCGACCGACCGCACCCCGGAAGCTGTCGCACCGCTCCTCGACCTCGAGCTCCCGGGCGTCATCGAGGAGATCCGCCGCCGAGGACTGGCGGGGGCCGGGCCGACGGCGCTCCTCAGCCGCGGGGTCGCCGGCATCGCCTCAGGGGGAGCGTTCGTCGTCACGCTCCCCGGATCACGCGGCGGTGTCGCTGACGGGCTCGCCGTGCTCGACGGGTTGCTCGACCACGTCCTCGCCCAGGTGCACGGCGAGGGACACGCGCCGCGGAGCACCTCGTGA
- a CDS encoding PLDc N-terminal domain-containing protein, translating to MSVLLPGLTIVLLVFALIDILTKTDDQIRGLPKIAWVILVVLVPVVGSIVWFAIGHDWAPGDRNHGRYIEPTRHEDSYASLGHARAAHGDRRVTTTEQELADLDREIEFWEAKARLKRAKEAAGEGEPTPGS from the coding sequence ATGAGCGTGCTGTTGCCCGGGCTGACGATCGTCCTGCTGGTGTTCGCCCTGATCGACATCCTGACGAAGACCGACGACCAGATCCGCGGGCTGCCGAAGATCGCGTGGGTGATCCTCGTCGTGCTGGTCCCGGTCGTCGGCAGCATCGTGTGGTTCGCGATCGGGCACGACTGGGCGCCGGGCGACCGGAACCACGGCCGGTACATCGAGCCCACCCGCCACGAGGACTCCTACGCCTCCCTCGGGCACGCCCGGGCAGCGCACGGCGACCGGCGGGTGACCACCACCGAGCAGGAACTCGCGGACCTCGATCGCGAGATCGAGTTCTGGGAGGCGAAGGCGCGCCTGAAGCGTGCCAAGGAGGCCGCCGGCGAGGGCGAGCCGACCCCGGGGAGCTGA
- a CDS encoding VOC family protein — translation MHAITLAVADLERSAAFYTALFGSEGSGIIGTEYAPTDTVAGGATAMFTLDDGLIVSVYGRDDMRKDSSVELGTDPSATIGHFVESRADADAFLERARAAGATMLEPPYTRPWGMYSGFFQDPDGHLWEVVANPGMGAPSDATPE, via the coding sequence ATGCACGCCATCACCCTCGCCGTCGCCGACCTCGAGCGATCGGCCGCGTTCTACACCGCGCTCTTCGGCTCCGAGGGCAGCGGCATCATCGGCACCGAGTACGCCCCGACCGACACCGTCGCGGGTGGTGCGACGGCGATGTTCACGCTCGACGACGGGCTGATCGTGTCCGTTTACGGCCGGGACGACATGCGGAAGGACTCGAGCGTGGAACTCGGGACCGACCCGAGCGCCACGATCGGGCACTTCGTGGAGTCTCGCGCCGACGCGGACGCGTTCCTCGAGCGGGCACGGGCGGCTGGCGCGACGATGCTCGAGCCGCCGTACACACGCCCGTGGGGCATGTACTCCGGCTTCTTCCAGGACCCGGACGGGCATCTGTGGGAGGTTGTCGCGAACCCGGGCATGGGCGCGCCGTCCGACGCCACGCCCGAGTAA